A single region of the Terriglobales bacterium genome encodes:
- a CDS encoding amidohydrolase family protein encodes MTIRKLFLPVLLAFTALAQIKAQEKPGTPAGSDAQVKVIRAGTLIDGSSAQPRHNQVIVIRGNHIEKVLPEQAAEAVPGGPGVEIIDLSRATVLPGLIDTHTHTFLQGEDPDQGGYDIQLLKYGLAYRAARATVSARRALEQGFTTIRDLETEGAGYGDIGIKHAIEDGYIPGPRIFTTGRAISTTGGYPLEGYAPEIESTLPKGVQIIDGPIEARKAAREQLDNGVDWVKVYMTHRSWLDKQGNLVSQPTLTVEELKAIVNEAHGWKRRVACHAYNGEGLQRALDGGCDSIEHGLELTDANIAQMLKQGTWYVPTLSVYYSWWSPEGTAAGKRDRKRAEVHILSFQKAMKAGVKIAFGTDVGGFSWSDPIAQEFGRMVEFGMAPMDAIQAATSRAAELLEMQGQLGVVAPGAYADIVAVSGDPLKDVNELKSVKFVMKDGKVFKNELQ; translated from the coding sequence ATGACCATTCGCAAGCTTTTTCTACCTGTTTTGCTCGCCTTCACTGCGCTTGCACAGATAAAAGCGCAGGAAAAACCCGGTACGCCTGCCGGGAGCGACGCGCAAGTTAAAGTCATCCGCGCCGGCACGCTGATTGACGGCTCCTCGGCTCAACCGCGTCATAACCAGGTCATCGTCATTCGCGGCAACCACATTGAAAAAGTTCTGCCTGAGCAGGCAGCCGAAGCCGTACCCGGCGGTCCGGGCGTCGAGATCATTGATCTAAGCCGTGCCACCGTGCTGCCTGGCTTGATAGACACTCACACTCACACTTTCCTTCAAGGTGAAGATCCTGACCAGGGTGGCTACGATATTCAGCTTCTGAAATATGGGCTGGCCTACCGCGCCGCACGCGCCACGGTTTCGGCGCGCCGTGCCTTAGAGCAGGGCTTTACCACCATTCGCGATCTCGAAACCGAGGGCGCCGGCTATGGCGACATCGGCATCAAGCACGCAATCGAAGACGGATATATTCCTGGCCCTCGCATCTTTACCACGGGACGCGCAATTTCAACCACCGGTGGATATCCTCTCGAAGGCTACGCTCCTGAAATTGAGAGCACGTTGCCCAAAGGCGTGCAGATCATTGATGGTCCCATCGAGGCCCGCAAAGCTGCCCGCGAGCAGTTGGATAACGGGGTGGATTGGGTCAAGGTCTACATGACGCATCGCTCCTGGCTCGACAAGCAGGGCAATCTGGTTTCGCAGCCCACGCTCACCGTGGAAGAATTGAAGGCCATTGTGAATGAAGCCCACGGCTGGAAGAGAAGAGTTGCCTGTCACGCTTACAACGGCGAGGGATTGCAGCGCGCCCTTGATGGCGGATGCGACTCCATCGAACACGGCCTGGAGTTGACCGACGCCAACATCGCTCAGATGCTCAAGCAAGGCACCTGGTACGTGCCCACATTGAGCGTTTACTACTCCTGGTGGTCGCCGGAAGGCACGGCTGCGGGCAAGCGTGACCGCAAACGCGCCGAAGTGCATATCCTCTCTTTCCAGAAGGCAATGAAGGCGGGGGTGAAGATCGCCTTCGGTACAGACGTAGGCGGCTTCAGTTGGAGTGATCCCATCGCGCAGGAGTTCGGGCGCATGGTCGAGTTCGGCATGGCACCTATGGATGCAATCCAGGCCGCAACCTCCCGCGCCGCCGAGCTGCTGGAGATGCAGGGCCAGTTGGGTGTGGTTGCTCCCGGCGCGTATGCGGATATTGTGGCGGTCTCGGGCGATCCGCTGAAAGATGTGAACGAGTTGAAGTCGGTCAAATTCGTCATGAAAGACGGAAAGGTCTTCAAGAACGAGCTGCAATAA
- a CDS encoding DoxX family protein, with protein sequence MRTNRTIALARILTGIIFLFLGEFKVASPAFAHGGFQKYLQSFIGVEAVPFYGRFLARFVMPHAEFLGYTIGVLELVIGAFLVLGLWVRPVSVVGMLYMLNLTLATWHGGGQGPMWHYVANQLDHIPLLLLFAVFFTTYAGEVWGIDGFRSSRGGRHSAY encoded by the coding sequence ATGAGAACCAATCGCACCATCGCCCTGGCCCGCATACTTACCGGCATAATATTTCTCTTCCTGGGAGAGTTCAAAGTCGCCTCGCCGGCCTTTGCTCACGGCGGCTTTCAGAAATATCTGCAGTCTTTTATTGGAGTGGAAGCGGTCCCGTTTTATGGCCGGTTCCTGGCGCGCTTCGTGATGCCGCACGCTGAATTCCTGGGATACACCATCGGCGTGCTCGAACTCGTCATCGGTGCCTTTCTGGTGTTGGGCCTGTGGGTGCGTCCGGTTTCTGTTGTCGGCATGCTGTATATGCTCAACCTCACGCTGGCGACCTGGCACGGCGGCGGCCAGGGACCAATGTGGCACTACGTCGCCAACCAACTCGATCACATTCCACTGCTGTTGCTTTTTGCTGTTTTCTTCACAACCTACGCCGGCGAAGTGTGGGGGATTGATGGATTTCGTTCATCAAGAGGCGGCAGGCACTCGGCGTATTGA
- a CDS encoding HAD family hydrolase, which translates to MVRTAAFFDMDNTLLRCNSGRRWIDYLRRHGELTRLEMVRALTWLMRYKFTALDFENVTQRVVAGMAGGDEAELVEKCRLWVHAEILCEVQAAARERIARHRKDGHVCMILSSSPRYVAEPVAEALGLDGVLCTRLEVEGGRFTGRIQPPACYGVGKVHWAEQFAAQEQVDLASSWFYTDSYSDLPMLQRVGQRVVINPDPRLRRYARRACWMIEQWQ; encoded by the coding sequence ATGGTACGCACTGCGGCATTTTTTGATATGGATAATACGCTGCTCCGCTGTAATTCTGGGCGGCGGTGGATTGACTACCTGCGCCGGCACGGCGAATTGACGCGGCTGGAAATGGTGCGCGCGCTTACATGGCTGATGCGATACAAATTCACCGCGTTGGATTTCGAAAATGTGACCCAGCGCGTTGTAGCTGGCATGGCGGGCGGCGACGAAGCCGAACTGGTAGAAAAATGCCGCCTTTGGGTTCATGCCGAGATCTTGTGTGAGGTTCAGGCGGCAGCGCGCGAACGCATTGCGCGCCACCGCAAAGACGGGCACGTGTGCATGATCCTGTCATCATCGCCACGCTATGTGGCCGAGCCAGTGGCCGAAGCACTTGGGCTCGACGGCGTCCTATGCACACGGCTCGAGGTCGAGGGCGGTAGATTCACAGGCCGAATCCAACCTCCGGCCTGTTATGGGGTGGGCAAGGTACACTGGGCAGAGCAGTTCGCCGCCCAAGAGCAGGTTGACCTGGCATCAAGCTGGTTCTATACCGACTCGTATTCTGACCTGCCGATGCTGCAGCGCGTAGGGCAGCGCGTGGTGATCAATCCCGACCCGCGCCTGCGCCGATATGCCCGGCGCGCCTGCTGGATGATCGAACAGTGGCAGTAA
- the hslV gene encoding ATP-dependent protease subunit HslV → MPKTRLIRSTTVLCVRREGKVVMASDGQVTLGEAVIKHTAKKIRKLYQDKVLAGFAGSTADAFSLFSRFEAKLEQYHGNMGRAAVELGKDWRTDKVLRHLEALLLVCDVGQTFVISGGGDVIEPDSGIAAIGSGGAYATAAARALYENTNLPARKIAEEAMRIAGEICIYTNNNVTIEELQG, encoded by the coding sequence ATGCCAAAAACTCGACTGATACGTTCCACCACAGTGCTGTGCGTCCGCCGCGAAGGGAAGGTTGTTATGGCCTCCGACGGGCAGGTGACGCTGGGTGAGGCGGTTATCAAACACACAGCCAAGAAGATCCGCAAACTCTACCAGGATAAAGTCTTGGCCGGGTTTGCCGGCTCCACCGCAGATGCCTTCTCGCTCTTCAGCCGCTTTGAAGCCAAGCTGGAGCAGTATCACGGCAATATGGGACGCGCCGCCGTCGAACTGGGCAAAGACTGGCGCACCGATAAAGTTCTCCGCCACCTGGAAGCGCTGTTGCTGGTCTGCGATGTCGGCCAGACCTTTGTCATCAGCGGCGGAGGCGACGTCATTGAACCTGACTCCGGCATCGCCGCCATCGGCAGCGGAGGGGCCTATGCCACCGCGGCCGCCCGCGCTCTCTATGAAAATACCAATCTGCCGGCGCGCAAGATCGCGGAAGAGGCCATGCGCATCGCCGGTGAAATTTGTATTTACACGAATAACAATGTAACCATCGAAGAACTGCAAGGCTGA
- the hslU gene encoding ATP-dependent protease ATPase subunit HslU, with amino-acid sequence MALYLPGTTEEQELVLDELTPREIVAELDKYVIGQAAAKRAVAIALRNRMRRQRLTPELAEEIIPKNIIMIGPTGVGKTEIARRLAKLANSPFMKVEASKFTEVGYVGRDVESMVRDLVEIAIDMVRQEKLEDVADKAELNAEERLLDLLLPPPAPAPTDGNPNVLPAESDSHHRTREKLRQQLREGKLDERTVELEVREKSFPAFEIISNQGVEEMDVNIKDMLPNIFGQRTKKRKVKVSEAIEYLIQEEEQRLVDMDQVTRIAVERVEQSGIIFLDEIDKIAGREGGHGPDVSREGVQRDILPIVEGTTVNTRYGMVRTDHILFIAAGAFHVSKPSDLIPELQGRFPIRVELQSLTMEDFIRILTEPKSSLVKQYTALLETEGLKLEFTPEALDEIAHFAFRVNENMENIGARRLHTIMERVLDAVSFDAPDLKEKEVKIDAAYVQKMLSDIVKDQDLSRYIL; translated from the coding sequence GTGGCTCTTTATCTCCCCGGAACTACTGAAGAACAGGAACTCGTGCTCGATGAGCTTACCCCGCGCGAGATCGTCGCTGAACTTGATAAATACGTCATCGGCCAGGCAGCCGCCAAGCGTGCTGTTGCCATTGCTCTGCGCAACCGCATGCGCCGCCAACGGCTGACGCCCGAGCTGGCGGAAGAAATTATTCCCAAGAACATCATTATGATCGGCCCCACGGGCGTGGGAAAAACTGAAATTGCCCGACGCTTGGCCAAGCTGGCCAACTCGCCCTTCATGAAGGTTGAGGCTTCAAAATTTACCGAGGTCGGCTACGTGGGCCGCGACGTCGAATCCATGGTCCGCGATCTGGTGGAGATTGCCATTGACATGGTGCGCCAGGAAAAGCTGGAAGACGTGGCCGATAAAGCCGAGCTGAACGCCGAGGAGCGCCTGCTTGATCTCCTGTTGCCTCCTCCGGCGCCTGCTCCCACGGATGGCAATCCTAACGTCTTGCCCGCGGAGAGTGACTCGCACCATCGCACCCGCGAGAAGCTGCGCCAGCAACTGCGCGAGGGCAAGCTCGACGAGCGCACGGTTGAGCTGGAGGTGCGGGAGAAATCATTCCCCGCCTTCGAGATCATCTCCAACCAGGGCGTGGAGGAGATGGACGTCAATATTAAAGACATGCTACCCAACATCTTCGGCCAGCGCACCAAGAAGCGCAAGGTGAAGGTCAGCGAAGCCATTGAATACCTCATCCAGGAAGAAGAGCAGCGCCTGGTGGATATGGACCAGGTAACGCGCATTGCCGTCGAGCGCGTCGAGCAGTCGGGCATCATCTTCCTCGACGAGATTGATAAGATTGCCGGACGCGAAGGCGGCCACGGGCCAGACGTCTCGCGCGAAGGCGTGCAGCGCGACATTCTTCCCATTGTGGAAGGCACGACTGTGAATACCCGCTACGGCATGGTGCGCACCGACCATATTTTGTTTATCGCCGCCGGGGCATTCCACGTCTCCAAGCCCAGCGATCTTATTCCCGAATTGCAGGGCCGTTTCCCAATTCGGGTAGAGTTGCAGTCGCTCACCATGGAAGACTTCATACGCATTCTCACCGAGCCCAAGTCTTCACTGGTCAAGCAATATACGGCGCTGCTCGAAACCGAAGGACTGAAGCTGGAGTTCACCCCCGAGGCCCTCGATGAGATTGCACACTTTGCTTTCCGCGTGAATGAAAACATGGAAAATATCGGGGCGCGGCGCCTGCATACCATCATGGAGCGCGTGCTGGATGCCGTGAGCTTCGATGCGCCCGACTTGAAAGAAAAAGAAGTGAAGATTGATGCCGCTTACGTGCAGAAGATGCTCAGCGATATCGTGAAAGACCAGGATTTGTCGCGCTATATCCTGTAA
- a CDS encoding AI-2E family transporter, with amino-acid sequence MLLAFALGVLLYVAYTLRYTLLLLWVSVLMAVLLSPIVDWISRWSIKGRHPGPGFSLLIFFSGIAVVLGLFSWLVVPPIVSDARGLSQQLPDHVQHLVNWAHQHLPMSSHLDENDLKRYAELLIGGIGGVFRNVTSGVVQFITVILLAAYFILDGKTSFDWMVSLFPAGQQGRLRATLERGGSRMRRWLGGQGLLMLAQGITATIAYWLLHVRYFYALGVLAAIFNIIPVLGPVLTLIVAGLVAALDGFGKVLGVTIFYVVYHNLENAFLNPRIMKARVHLPAVAIIVSIVIGEAVAGILGVLIAVPTAALIAELISEYLVKSNSAPGSPEPALPAQLASK; translated from the coding sequence GTGTTGCTCGCATTCGCCCTGGGTGTGCTGTTGTATGTCGCTTACACCTTGCGCTATACGCTGCTGCTCCTCTGGGTGAGCGTGCTCATGGCCGTGCTTCTCAGCCCGATCGTGGATTGGATTTCCCGCTGGAGCATCAAAGGACGCCACCCCGGCCCAGGCTTTAGCCTGTTGATTTTCTTCTCTGGGATTGCGGTTGTCCTCGGCCTGTTTTCCTGGCTGGTCGTTCCCCCGATTGTGAGCGACGCCCGCGGGCTCTCTCAGCAGCTGCCCGATCATGTGCAGCACCTGGTCAACTGGGCCCATCAGCACCTGCCCATGAGTTCGCATCTCGACGAAAACGATCTCAAGCGTTACGCAGAGCTCTTGATCGGCGGCATTGGCGGCGTATTTAGAAACGTCACCAGCGGCGTTGTCCAATTCATTACTGTCATTTTGTTGGCGGCATACTTCATTCTGGACGGCAAGACTTCGTTCGACTGGATGGTCTCGCTCTTTCCGGCAGGCCAACAGGGGCGTTTGCGTGCCACCCTTGAGCGTGGCGGCAGCCGCATGCGGCGGTGGCTCGGTGGCCAGGGATTGCTCATGCTGGCTCAAGGAATCACAGCCACCATCGCATATTGGTTGCTGCACGTGCGTTATTTTTATGCGCTCGGTGTCTTGGCCGCGATCTTCAATATTATTCCCGTTCTGGGACCAGTGCTGACGCTGATTGTTGCTGGCCTGGTCGCTGCGCTTGATGGTTTTGGCAAGGTTCTGGGAGTTACGATCTTCTACGTGGTCTATCACAACCTGGAAAATGCTTTTCTCAATCCGCGTATCATGAAAGCGCGCGTTCATCTGCCCGCGGTGGCTATCATCGTTTCCATCGTCATCGGCGAGGCCGTCGCGGGAATTTTGGGAGTACTGATTGCAGTCCCCACCGCCGCCCTGATCGCAGAGCTCATCAGTGAGTATCTGGTCAAGAGCAATAGCGCGCCTGGGTCTCCAGAGCCAGCACTTCCGGCTCAACTTGCTTCCAAGTAG
- a CDS encoding ABC transporter ATP-binding protein, translated as MGSEAVISVRDLRKNYGALEAVKGIDFEVCAGEVFGLLGPNGAGKTTTVEILEGLRPRSAGGASVLGFDPDRQTQQLKDRIGVCLQATNLPEKIRVREALDLFATFYTRNVSADQLLKRLQLWEKREAFYSTLSGGQKQRLAIALALVNDPQLLFLDEPTTGLDPQIRLEIHRLVEELKAEKRTVVLTTHYIEEAERLCDRVAIMDEGKIVAMGTPKELQQKSREQSRIEITCAQPFDGIQLPQWPDAVDSCLDDDRRTLTVHSTRPARTLVEIMKWLDQNGMQLEDVHLKRPTLEDVFVELTGKKLRD; from the coding sequence ATGGGCTCAGAAGCAGTCATTTCTGTTCGTGATTTACGAAAAAATTACGGTGCGCTGGAAGCGGTCAAAGGCATTGACTTCGAAGTATGTGCGGGCGAAGTCTTTGGACTTTTAGGACCGAACGGCGCGGGCAAGACGACCACGGTAGAAATCCTGGAAGGCCTCCGTCCGCGCAGCGCCGGTGGGGCTTCTGTTCTGGGATTCGATCCCGACCGCCAGACCCAGCAGTTGAAGGACCGCATCGGAGTCTGTTTGCAGGCCACCAACCTGCCGGAAAAAATCCGCGTGCGCGAAGCGCTTGACCTATTTGCGACTTTTTACACCCGCAACGTCAGCGCCGATCAGCTTCTCAAGCGCCTGCAGTTGTGGGAGAAACGCGAGGCGTTTTACTCGACCCTCTCCGGAGGCCAGAAGCAGCGGCTGGCAATTGCACTCGCGCTGGTGAATGATCCGCAACTGCTGTTTCTCGATGAGCCCACCACGGGGCTTGATCCTCAGATTCGCCTTGAAATTCACCGCCTGGTGGAAGAGCTGAAGGCGGAAAAGCGTACCGTGGTGCTGACCACGCATTACATTGAAGAGGCCGAGCGCCTGTGCGACCGCGTGGCCATCATGGATGAAGGCAAGATCGTCGCCATGGGCACGCCTAAAGAGCTGCAGCAGAAGAGCCGCGAGCAATCCCGTATCGAGATCACGTGCGCCCAGCCTTTTGATGGCATTCAGTTACCGCAATGGCCCGATGCGGTTGACAGCTGCCTGGATGACGACCGCCGCACTCTGACGGTCCATTCCACCCGCCCCGCCCGTACTTTGGTGGAGATCATGAAGTGGCTCGACCAGAACGGAATGCAGTTGGAAGATGTACACCTGAAGCGGCCTACCCTGGAAGATGTCTTTGTGGAGCTTACAGGCAAGAAGCTGCGGGACTAA
- a CDS encoding ABC transporter permease: MNTKSYLALIAIDLKLALRRPAVIFFNYLFPLMFFFIFGMLFKAGRVPGAITQVLSMTIALGVLGNGLFGAGLRAIQERELNILRRYKVTPITPVPLLLGSMVTGWVIFLPYIVVIFWLSHVLYHMSWPSNMVSILVFISVGQVAFRAMGLVIASVANSMQEGTILVQLCYFPMLFLSGATFPAEMFPRWLQIVTNFIPATYLVRGVKELMVENHSLSQEWTALAALLTTIVVGVIVGMKLFRWEKDEKIRTSAKLWILAVLLPFLLLGIWQAYK; encoded by the coding sequence ATGAACACGAAATCTTATTTGGCACTCATTGCGATTGATCTGAAGCTGGCGTTACGCCGGCCGGCGGTGATCTTTTTCAATTATCTTTTCCCGCTCATGTTCTTTTTTATCTTTGGAATGTTGTTTAAGGCAGGCCGCGTGCCCGGCGCCATTACTCAGGTTCTGAGCATGACCATTGCACTGGGCGTGCTGGGCAATGGATTGTTCGGCGCAGGCTTGAGGGCCATCCAGGAGCGAGAGCTGAATATCCTGCGCCGCTACAAGGTGACGCCGATTACCCCGGTCCCCTTGCTGTTGGGTTCCATGGTTACCGGCTGGGTCATTTTCTTGCCTTACATCGTGGTGATATTCTGGCTCTCGCACGTCCTCTACCACATGTCATGGCCGTCAAACATGGTGTCAATTCTGGTCTTTATATCCGTGGGGCAAGTGGCCTTTCGCGCCATGGGATTGGTGATTGCCTCGGTCGCCAACTCCATGCAAGAGGGCACAATCCTGGTGCAGCTTTGCTACTTTCCCATGCTATTTCTGAGCGGCGCTACTTTTCCTGCTGAAATGTTTCCCAGGTGGCTTCAGATCGTCACGAATTTCATCCCTGCAACCTATCTGGTGAGAGGAGTAAAAGAGTTGATGGTGGAAAACCATAGCCTGAGCCAGGAATGGACAGCGCTTGCGGCACTGCTCACCACCATCGTGGTCGGAGTAATCGTGGGCATGAAACTCTTCCGCTGGGAAAAAGACGAGAAGATCCGCACCTCCGCCAAGCTCTGGATTCTTGCCGTACTGCTGCCGTTTCTGCTTTTGGGAATCTGGCAGGCGTACAAATAG
- a CDS encoding efflux RND transporter periplasmic adaptor subunit — translation MATTKISPVPTLVPPVSDANPIPHKVSHSATFWQRHRFGLIGTVLAVAAAAFAYYHWVLAKPKVVYTTATVQRGDVESTVVAAGIVQPVKYVDVGAQTSGMLKSLKVQRGDHVEKGQLLAEIDPALADTALTSSNAALSSITSQRAVKQAALVLAKAQLVRSDELFAALVISASDHDVARASYAAALADVASLSAQMRQAGAAVATGKTNLGYTKITAPMAGEVVSITLLEGQTLNANQSAPNLMRIADISTVTVWSQVSEADIVDVKPGQAAYFTVLGSPRRWSGKVRQVLPTPELINNVVFYDVLFDIPNPGGELKIQMTAQVFIVLAQAKGVLLVPAAAIGNASEGSVVKVQVLKPDGSVEMRTIKIGIKSELAAEVTAGLNENEKVVIDGKTATATAAKKTSALSSQKGR, via the coding sequence ATGGCAACGACAAAGATCAGTCCGGTTCCTACGCTCGTACCACCGGTGAGCGATGCAAATCCTATACCTCACAAAGTTTCTCATTCGGCAACCTTCTGGCAACGACATCGCTTTGGGCTGATCGGAACCGTCTTGGCAGTCGCCGCAGCCGCATTTGCCTATTATCACTGGGTCTTGGCGAAACCCAAGGTTGTCTACACTACTGCGACCGTCCAACGTGGCGATGTCGAGAGCACGGTCGTGGCCGCCGGTATCGTTCAGCCCGTCAAGTATGTCGATGTTGGAGCCCAGACTTCCGGCATGCTCAAATCATTGAAGGTCCAGCGTGGCGATCACGTGGAAAAGGGCCAGTTGCTCGCGGAAATTGACCCGGCTCTGGCGGACACCGCGCTCACATCGTCCAACGCGGCGCTCTCGAGCATAACATCGCAGCGCGCTGTCAAACAGGCGGCACTGGTGCTCGCCAAGGCGCAGTTGGTCCGGAGCGATGAGCTCTTTGCCGCACTGGTAATCTCGGCAAGCGACCATGACGTAGCCCGGGCTAGCTACGCTGCCGCTCTCGCCGACGTCGCCTCGCTCTCGGCGCAGATGAGGCAAGCCGGCGCGGCCGTAGCCACCGGCAAAACCAATTTGGGCTATACCAAGATCACGGCGCCCATGGCCGGTGAAGTCGTTTCCATCACTCTGCTGGAAGGTCAAACCCTCAACGCCAATCAGTCGGCGCCGAATCTCATGCGCATTGCCGACATCAGCACCGTGACCGTCTGGTCGCAGGTTTCGGAAGCCGACATTGTCGACGTCAAGCCCGGCCAGGCTGCCTATTTCACCGTCCTGGGCTCGCCCCGGCGCTGGTCTGGGAAAGTCCGGCAGGTTCTTCCCACTCCGGAGCTCATCAACAACGTAGTCTTCTATGACGTTCTCTTCGATATCCCCAATCCTGGGGGTGAACTGAAAATTCAGATGACGGCACAGGTTTTCATCGTGTTGGCGCAGGCCAAGGGCGTGTTGCTGGTACCGGCAGCCGCCATCGGTAATGCCAGCGAAGGTTCGGTCGTCAAGGTGCAAGTGCTCAAACCCGATGGCAGCGTTGAGATGCGCACGATCAAGATCGGCATTAAAAGTGAGCTTGCAGCCGAGGTCACCGCCGGACTGAACGAGAATGAGAAGGTCGTCATCGACGGAAAGACGGCAACGGCAACGGCGGCCAAGAAGACCAGCGCGCTGAGCTCTCAGAAGGGCCGCTAA
- a CDS encoding MacB family efflux pump subunit, with the protein MPATLLELRAVSRTYTTGGEPLTVLREVSLEIHSGEFVAIMGASGSGKSTLMNIIGCLDKPSSGTYSIRGIDVATLDSDQLAALRRDTFGFIFQRYNLMSDLNAVENAEVPAVYRGMAKARRAEHASGLLEELGLGDRLEHFPGQLSGGQQQRVSIARALMNGGPVILADEPTGALDSQGGKEVMAILVKLHRQGHTIILVTHDSDIAAYAHRIIRIADGRITSDEQQQHGETDSRAQAGNPEMDVKAGSAVLGESLKMAFRSLVHNRLRTLLTMLGIIIGVASVVALMAIGNGAKQDVLDRIQAMGTDLLTVRRGAPAARASSNMVTSFLPEDLPSMGALPGVAIANPETDISALLRFGDQDLTVTAFGTGESFPAVHDWPLQLGVFFSAEHVMRYSQVVVLGQTVMKNLFPKGTDPLGQYVLIGRAPFLVIGVLSSKGLNTRGDDMDNSVWLPYTTAGARVFGQRFFSDFVIRVAPGADMTMVQSELSTLLMKRHGKEDFDIRNMADTIATANATQNTLTSLLVAIAVISLVVGGIGVMNIMLVSVTERTREIGIRMAIGARGFDVLFQFLTEAVMVCFIGGLIGVFAGIGGGLATSTIAGWRVIFTVIPIVVAFACAFLTGIVFGYLPARKAAQLDPIEALARE; encoded by the coding sequence ATGCCCGCGACGCTGCTCGAATTGCGTGCGGTCAGCCGCACCTACACAACCGGCGGTGAGCCGCTGACCGTGCTCCGGGAAGTAAGCCTGGAGATACACAGCGGGGAATTCGTCGCCATCATGGGCGCATCCGGCTCCGGCAAATCCACGCTGATGAATATCATTGGCTGTCTCGACAAACCGTCGAGCGGCACCTACTCCATCCGCGGCATCGACGTAGCTACTCTGGATAGTGATCAACTGGCAGCCCTGCGGCGCGACACCTTCGGCTTCATCTTTCAGCGCTACAACTTGATGTCCGATCTCAATGCCGTCGAAAACGCGGAGGTTCCGGCCGTTTACCGCGGCATGGCCAAGGCGCGGCGGGCCGAGCACGCGAGCGGCTTATTGGAGGAACTCGGACTGGGCGACCGTCTGGAACACTTTCCCGGCCAACTCTCAGGCGGCCAGCAGCAGCGCGTCAGCATCGCTCGAGCGCTCATGAATGGCGGGCCGGTGATTTTGGCCGACGAACCGACCGGAGCGCTGGATAGCCAGGGCGGCAAGGAAGTCATGGCCATCCTCGTGAAACTGCACAGACAAGGCCACACCATCATTCTGGTGACCCACGACAGCGACATCGCTGCGTATGCGCACCGCATCATCCGCATCGCGGATGGCCGAATCACCTCCGACGAGCAGCAGCAACACGGCGAGACGGATAGTCGGGCGCAGGCCGGCAATCCGGAAATGGATGTCAAGGCAGGCTCAGCCGTCCTCGGCGAGTCTCTGAAGATGGCCTTTCGTTCGCTCGTGCACAATCGCTTGCGGACTCTGCTGACCATGCTGGGAATCATCATCGGCGTCGCCTCTGTAGTTGCCTTGATGGCAATCGGAAACGGAGCCAAGCAGGACGTCCTCGATCGCATCCAGGCTATGGGTACCGACCTGTTGACGGTTAGGCGCGGAGCGCCGGCGGCTCGTGCCTCATCCAACATGGTGACCAGTTTTCTGCCGGAAGATCTGCCGTCGATGGGTGCCTTGCCTGGTGTCGCCATCGCGAATCCGGAAACGGACATCTCCGCGTTGCTGCGCTTTGGCGACCAGGATCTGACGGTCACCGCATTCGGCACCGGCGAAAGCTTCCCCGCTGTGCACGACTGGCCTCTGCAATTAGGCGTGTTCTTCTCGGCCGAACACGTCATGCGCTATTCCCAGGTCGTTGTACTCGGCCAGACTGTCATGAAGAACCTTTTTCCCAAGGGCACGGATCCACTGGGCCAGTACGTGCTCATTGGCAGAGCGCCTTTCCTGGTCATTGGAGTCTTGAGCAGCAAAGGCCTGAATACCCGGGGCGACGATATGGATAACTCCGTCTGGCTTCCCTACACCACAGCCGGAGCGCGCGTCTTTGGTCAACGCTTCTTCAGCGATTTCGTCATAAGAGTAGCGCCGGGCGCGGACATGACCATGGTGCAATCTGAACTCAGCACACTGCTGATGAAGCGCCACGGCAAGGAAGACTTCGACATCCGGAACATGGCCGACACCATTGCCACGGCCAATGCAACCCAGAACACGCTCACCTCTCTTCTGGTGGCGATTGCCGTGATCTCGCTTGTCGTAGGTGGCATCGGCGTAATGAATATCATGCTGGTCTCGGTCACCGAACGCACACGCGAAATCGGCATCCGCATGGCGATTGGCGCTCGCGGTTTCGATGTGTTGTTCCAGTTCCTCACCGAGGCCGTGATGGTCTGTTTTATCGGCGGACTGATCGGGGTGTTCGCCGGCATTGGTGGTGGCCTGGCAACCTCCACCATCGCAGGTTGGCGCGTAATCTTCACCGTGATACCAATCGTCGTCGCCTTCGCCTGTGCTTTTCTGACCGGGATCGTGTTTGGTTATCTTCCGGCGAGAAAAGCCGCGCAACTCGACCCCATTGAGGCGCTGGCCCGAGAGTAG